One Gammaproteobacteria bacterium genomic window, CGGAATGCCACCGCGCCGACCTGAGCGGCGACTTCGAGGCGCCCGAGCTGGCGGGCCGCAACTTCCTCGCCGCCTGGCGGACGGCACCGCTCGACGAGCTGCTGGCGGTGGTGCGCGACATGCCCCCGGAGGAGCCCGGCACCCTCAGCGAGGCGCAGTACCTGGCGGTGACCGCCTTCCTGCTCTCGGCCAACGGGGCCGCGGCCGACCAGGGCGTGCTGGCGTCCGGGCAGGCGATCGAGGATGTGCTGGCGGGGCAGATGTCTGCCGCCGCTGAGCCCGCTCCCGCGGCTGAGCCGACCCCCACCGCTGACCCCGCCGCCCCCAACCGGCCCGCAATCCCCACCGGGGAACTGGTACGCGCCACCGGTCTCACCACCGTGGAGGGCGGCATCGGCCCACTCACCCCCGTGACCGACGCCATGCTGCGCGACCCCGACCCCGCCGACTGGCTCATGTACCGGCGCACCTACGACGCCTGGGGGTACAGCCCGCTCGACCAGATCCGGGGCGAAAACGTCGCCGACCTGGAGCTGGCCTGGGTGTGGGCCATGGCCGACGGGACCAGCCAGCCGACCCCGCTGGTGCTCGACGGGATCATGTTCCTCGCCAATCCGGGCAACATCATCCAGGCGCTCGACGCCGCCACCGGCGACCTCCTCTGGGAGTACCGCCGCCAGTTCCCCGACCACATCCGCCCGGGCGGATTCAACCAGATGCGCAACCTGGCCCTCTATCAGGACAAGGTGTTCCTGTCCACGAAGGATGCGAGCGTGGTCGCCCTCGACGCGCGCACCGGCAAGACCGTGTGGGACACCCAGGTCGCCGACCCGCGCAAGGGCTACACCAACGTCGCGGGCCCCCTCGTGGTGGAGGGGCTGGTGGTGAACGGCATCAACGGGTGCGGGCGCTTCTACGACGACAGCTGCTTCATCACCGCGCACGACGCCGACACCGGAGAGGAGGTGTGGCGCACCTACACCATCGCGCGCCCGGGGGAGCCCGGGGGCGACACCTGGGGCGATCTTCCCCTCCACCTGCGGGGCGGCGGGGACGCGTGGACCACCGGCAGCTACGACCCGGCGCTCGGGCTCATCTACTGGGGCACGGCGCAGGCCAAGCCCTGGGTGCCTGCCAGCCGCGGCCTCACCACCCTCGACCCGGCGCTCTACACCAGTTCCACGCTGGCCATGAACGCGGCCGACGGCTCACTGGCCTGGTATCGCCAGCACGTACCCGCCGAGGCGCTCGACCTGGACGAGTCCTTTGAGCAGATGCTCGTGGACGTCGACGGCCGCAGGCTCCTCTTCGCCATCGGCAAGCACGGCATCTTCTGGAAACTGGATCGCGAGACGGGCGAGTTCCTCGCGCACCGCGAGACCGTGTACCAGAACGTCTTCGACCACATCGACCCCGAGACCGGGGAGGTCACCTACCGCGCCGACATCATGAAGGCCGAAGTGGGCGAGTGGATCTCGGTCTGCCCCAGCACGGCGGGCGGCCACAACTGGCACGCGATGGCGTTCAGCCCGGAGACGAACCTCCTCGTTACCCCGCTCTCGCAGAGCTGTCTCGAAATATCCGGCCGCGAGATCGTCATGGAGGAGGGTTCGGGCGGTACCGGCGCCGACCGCGACTGGGCCGAGATGCCCGGCACCGACGGCCGGCTGGGCAAGCTGGCGGCCTACGACGTGCGCACCCTCGAGGAGGTCTGGAGCGTCGAACAGCGCGCCTCCTTCCTCACCGCGGCCCTCACCACCGGTGGCGGCCTCGCCTTCGCGGGCGACGTCGACCGCTACTTCCGCGCCTACGACGTCGCGACCGGCGACGTGCTGTGGGAGACCCGGCTGGGAACATCGGTCCAGGGCTTCCCCGTGACCTTCTCCGTCAGGGGCGAACAGTACCTGGCCGTGAGCACCGGCCTCGGCGGCGGCAGCCCCCGCATCGTCCCGCGCCTGCTGGCTCCGGAGATCCGCCATCCCACATCCGGAAACGCCCTCTACGTCTTCAAGCTGCGCGACGCGCGCTAGCACGCGGCGAACCGGCAGGGCTCGCCCCGCACGCGTTAGTTACGCATTCTGATGCATGTCCGGGCCGCACGCCCGGCCGTTCCACAACCGGCAGATTGCGACCCTCGCCCCAACCCGAGAGAGAGACCCTGATGAGAAGGCTCCTGACCATCACGACCCTGATCGCCGCCGCAGCCACCGGCGCGGCCCTCCTCCGACCCGCTTCCGTCGCCGGCCAGGACGGCGGCGCCACCGCATCGAACGGCGCCACGGCCTTCAGCGACGACCTCTTCGGAAGCTTGCGCTACCGTTACGTCGGCCCCTCCCGCGGCGGCCGCGTCACCGCCGTCGCCGGCCACGTCGACCAGGCCTCCACCTTCTACATGGGCGCCACGGGCGGCGGCGTGTGGAAGACCACCGACTACGGCCACAGTTGGCACAACATCTCGGACGGCTACTTCGGCACCGGCTCGATCGGCGCGATCCGCGTCGCCGACTCGGACCCGAACATCGTCTACGTGTCGACCGGCTCGGACGGCCTCCGCAGCAACGTCATCATCGGCGACGGGGTCTACAAATCCAACGACGCCGGGGCCACATGGGAGCACATCGGTCTGGACGCCACCGGGAATTCCGGGGCGATCCTCATCCACCCCGACGACTCCGACCTCGTGTACGTCGCGGCAATCGGCAACCCCTTCACGCCGAATGACGAGCGGGGCGTCTACCGCAGCAGCGACGGCGGCGCGAGCTGGGAGAACGTGCTCTTCGTCTCGGACAGCACCGGCGCGGTGGACCTGGAGTTTGCGCCCGACGACCCGAACACCATCTACGCGAGCATGTGGCAGACCGAGCGCAAGCCCTGGACGATCATCTCGGGCGGCATGCAGGGCGGCGTCTTCATTTCGCGCGACGGCGGCGACAGCTGGGACCGCGCGACCGACGGGCTCCCCACCGGCCTGCGCGGCAAGTCCGACCTCGCGGTCAGCGCGGCCGATCCCGACCGCGTGTACGTGCTCATCGAGGCGCCCGCCGACGCCGGCGGCGTCTACCGCTCCGACGACCGCGGCGCCACCTGGCGGCAGGTCACCGACTTCCAGCCGATCCGCAACCGGCCGTTCTACTACAACAACCTCGAGGGGCATCCCACCGACCCCGACATCCTCTGGGGCATGGCCGAGGGCCACTGGAAATCCGTCGACGGGGGCGTGAGCTGGCAGTCCGAGCGGACCCCCCACGGCGACAACCACGACATGTGGATCAACCCGGAGAACCCGGACATCCTGATCCAGTCGAACGACGGTGGCGCCAACGTCTCGCTCGACGGCGGCAGGACCTGGTCCACGCAGCTCAACCAGCCGACCGCCGAACTCTACCAGGTGGACGTGTCCGACGACTTCCCCTACCGGCTCTACGCGGGCCAGCAGGACAACTCGACCATCTCGGTGCCCGGCCTGCCCGAGCGCTCGGAGCCGGGCGGCTCACAGTCGACCTGGGAGGCCCACGGGGGATGCGAGACCGGTCCGGTGGTGCCCAAGCCCGGTGATCCGGACATCGTCTACGCCAACTGCAAGGGCCGTTTCGGGCTCTATAACCGGCGCACGGGACAGGAGGCGCAGTACTACGTCGGTTTCGGAAACCTTTACGGGCACAACCCGCGCGACCTGGAGTACCGCTTCCAGCGCGTCGTCCCCATCCACGTCTCGCCTCACGACCCCAACAAGGTCTACCACGGCTCGCAGTTCGTTCACGTCTCCACCAACGGCGGCCAGCTCTGGGAGACCATCTCTCCCGACCTCACCGCCTTCACCCCCGAGACGCAGGTCGTCTCGGGTGCGCCGATCACCCTCGACGTCACCGGCGAGGAGCACTTCTCCGTCCTCTACGACATCCAGGAGTCGGTGCTGGAGCCGGGTGTGATCTGGGCGGGGGCCAACGACGGCCCCGTGCACGTCACCCGCGACAACGGCCGCACCTGGGACGACGTGACGCCCCCCGGCATCGGCCCCTACGGGCGCGTCCAGACCATCGCGGTGTCGCATCACGACCCCGCCAAGGCCTACGTGGCGATCCTCCGCTACATGCTGGGCGACTTCACCCCGCACACCTACCGCACCGACGACTACGGCGCGACCTGGACGCGGATCACTACCGGCGGCAACGGCGTGCCGAACCACCATCCCGTGCGCGTCGTGCGCGAGGATCCCGACCGCGAGGGGCTGCTCTACCTGGGCACCGAGTTCGGGATGTTCATCTCGTTCGACGACGGCGGCTCCTGGCAGCCCTTCCAACTGAACCTTCCGGGAACCCCCATCACGGACATCAAGGTGGTGCAGGGCGACCTGGTGCTGTCGACAATGGGTCGCGGCTTCTGGATCATGGACAACCTCACGCCACTGCACGAGCTCGGCGAACGGGTTGCCAGCGCTGACGCACATCTGTTCGGGATCCGGGACGCCTACCGGTTGCGCTACCGCGCCGGCTTCGGCGGGGGGCTCCCCCACGAGCCCGAGTTCCCGCAGGCGGGCGCCAACATCGACTACATGCTGGCCTCGCCCGCGCAGGGTCCGGTGACGCTCGATATCGTGGATTCGAGCGGCGAGGTCGTGCGCTCCTTCTCGAGCGAGAGCCCCGGCGAATACACGGTCCCCGCCGAGCCCGGGATGCGGGAGTGGCGGCTGGAACGCTTCGGCACGCCGCGGCTGCCGTCGGACGCGGGAACCCACCGGTTTACGTGGGACCTGACATATCCGGGGCCGTGGGATGCCAATCCGGCGCGGTCGGGGCGGGGTGGCCCGATGGTGCCGCCGGGGATGTACACGGCGCGCCTTGCGGCCGGCGACTGGAGCGCGAGCCGCAGCTTCGAGGTGACGCTGGATCCGCGCGTCGCGGCCGAGGGAATCGGCGTGCAGATGGTGGAGCGGCAGATTGAGCTGGCCCTGCAGGCGCGTGACGCGCTGAGCGAGGGCCGGCTGGCGGTGCACCGCATCAACGAGGCGCGGGAGCGCGGGGGCGGCAGCCTCGCCGACGAGATCGAGGCGATCGAGCGCGAGCTGGTTACGGCGCCGATCCGCTACTCGCGGCCGATGCTCGTCGATCAGTTGCAGTACCTGTACAGCAACCTGACGCGCGCCGACCAGGAGCCCGGCCAGGACGCGATCGTCCGCTACGACCAGCTCCACACGGCGCTGGAAGAGCACGTGACGCGGCTGGAGCAGCTGCTGCGGGTGACGATTTCGGACGGCGGCGCGGGGCGCTGAACCCGAGGACCCCGGGGCGAGGGGAAGGCCGCGGCTGTCACGGGCGGCAGCCGCGGCCGGGCCTCTCGCCGCGAGCGGGCGGGCCTCTACAGCGCCCGGGTGATTGGCGGCTGATGTCCCCTCAGAACACCCGATACGTCGCCGACAGCTTGATGCGCCGGCCCTTGGCGCTGTGGGTGAAGCCGTCGAAGGACTGCTCCCACTTCACGTAGGGCGGAGGGGTATCGAACAGGTTCAGCAGCGAGAGCGAGACGCCGAAGCCTCTCGAGGGGCGCCAGAGCGCGGTTGCGTCCAGCGTCAGGAAGCCGTCGATGTTCTCGGCCTCGCTTCCCTCTTCGTCGCGGTCCTTGTAGGACGAGATGTAGTTGATGTACCCGACGACGCTGTAGTCGGACCAGCCGTAGCTTCCGAACAGTCTCCCCTTCAGGCTCGGGAGGGGAGGGGCGATGGGGTTGTACTTGTTCAGGCGTCCGGCGCCTTCCGAATCGGGTGAGATCTCGACACCCTCGACGTGCAATGCCTCGATGGAATACTTGTTCGTGTAGGTGGCCTCCAGCCCGGCATTGAGAATCCCGGTGCCGGCCTGGGAACGGGCGGTCAACTGGAAATCGAAGCCGGAGGTCTTGACGCCGGGCCAGTTGATGAGATCGACGTCGATTCGCTCGATGCCGGTGACGTCGCAGGTGCCCGTGCCCCGTCCATCCGAGCAGGTCACGTAGCTCTTGACGGCCTGGCGGGAGCTCCCGCCCTCGTTATAGAGCCGGGTAATCGCATTGTAGGGCACCACAGCGATCACGTCCTTGAAATCGTAGCTCCAGTAGTCCGCTGTGAACTGGACCGGGACGAAGCCCGATTCATCCGCAAGCGTCACGATGAAGCCGGCGTTGAAGGTAAGCGCCTGCTCCGACTTCAGATTCTGGTCGCCGTGGGTGTCGACGGCCTTGTAGACACCCGCCTCGTTCACGTATGCGAGCGCGGTCGTACGGCTCTCGTTCACGTCGTCGACCGACGGGGCGCGGAAGGTCGTCTGCAGCGAGCCGCGCAACGCGAACTGGTCCGACAGGTCCAGCCGGAACGCGGCCTTCGGATTGAAGCTGCTCGCGACGCTGTGAAACTCGTAGTTCGCGGCGAGCTGCATGTGGAGACGCTCATCCATTCCGTGGACGGGGAGTTCCGCAAAGAAGCGATGCACCGTCTGCGTGGCGGCGTAGGGATAGGTCCCGGTCGTAAAGGTGAACGGGCCGGCCTGCTCGAGACAGGCGCGGCTGCCCAGCACGGAGCACGGGTTCATGTTCAGGTTGCCGGGATCGTTCGGCTGTGACCAGACGTCGAACCAGCGGAACTGGTAGCCCAGGGCGTAGTTCTCCACCGGGCCGCTGCTTCCCGTCAGGGTGGCGTCGGCGACCAGCATGTCCGCGGAACTCTCGACATCGACCTCTTCGTTGATCCACGCAATCAGTTCGGCGGCGTTCGCCAGCCCCGGTGAAAAGTCGGGGTTGGGCTCGCTGACGAATCGCGCGCCCGGCTGCTGGGAATGCTGGAGAGCGTTGCTGAACGGATTGTAGAACTGGCAGTTGCCCTGGCCCGGCAGTCGCCCGCCCGTCGGACCCAGCGCCATGCCCGAGGGTGAGCTGGGATCTGCGACCACATCGACCCCGCAGTCGGGTCCGCCGTAGCCGCGGAAGGCGAGAAACTTGCGGTAGGCGTATTCGGCGGGCTGGTTCACGTTACCAGCGGAACGGGAGTAGCTGAGGGCGAGGTTCAGCCGGTTGTCGTGCCCCTCCAGGGCGTCGAGGCCCGTGTCCAGGGACGCGGACACCCGTTGGGTGCGGGAATTCCGCTCAAGCGTCCGGCCGGGCCCCGAGTGTCCCACCAGCCGCCCGAAGAAGTACCAGTCGTTCTCCAGACAATCGCCGCTGCCCATGAACCCCACGCTGGACGCGTGCTGCTGGCAGAAGGCCTGACGCCCGGGGTTCTCCGACGGCACGATCTGAAGCCCGTCGTAGGGGCTGATGGGCGGGAACGACGGCGTTGTCACCCAGGCCGGCGTCGTCGCTTCGGCCCAGAGGCCCTCTATGTGGTAGCTGGAGTTGTCACCCACCTCGCCGTTGATTTCCGCGAAGGCGCGGAAGTGGTCGGACTGCTCGAGCAGGTTGTCCCAGGGCTGATAGCGGAACCGGCAGGTGTAGCTCTCGAGGTAGCCGCCGAAGTCGAGGCAGGCCGGATCGATGAAGATGTCATCGTCCGAGAAGTGTGCGCCCGACAGCGTGGCGACCAGATCCTCGGCACTTTCCATACCGGACGTGTATGGCGTGAGGAACGCCCCCGGGTTGCCGGTCCAGGACCATGCGCCGGCGCCCGCCTCGTACGGGCGCAGCGCCCAGTCGCGGTCTTCCGGGGTGAGCTGTTGGCGGGTCAGGTATTCGGCGGACAGAACCGCGTGCGCCCGATCGCCCAGCCGCCGTCCCACGATGCCGGCCACGTTGCTGTCGCCCGCGCCGGCGAAGTACTCGTGCGAAGCAGTCACTTCCGTTCCCTCGAATTCGCCGCGGGTCAGGAAGTTGGCGACCCCGGCCACGGCGTCCGACCCGTAGATGGCGGACGCGCCCTCCTTCAGCACCTCGATGCGGTCGATGGCGATCGACGGGAACGAGTTGATGTCGACGTAGCGTCCCCCAATCAGGCGCGCCGGGAGATACACCTGGCGCCGGCCGTTGAGCAGCACCAGCGTCCGGGACGCCCCCAGGCCGCGCAGGTTCACGTTGGCCACGGTCTCCGGCACGGCGGCGATCTCGTTGGCGTTGTACCAGCTCTGCCGTTCGCCGACCACCCCGTGGCTCACGCCGAGGGCCTTGAAGAACTCGGTCACGAGCGGGAAGCCCTGTTCCTCCAGCTTGCGGCGCGCGGCCACCGCAACCGAGTAGGGCAGCTCCGTGGCCGCCGTCTCAGCGCTGGTGCCGGTCACGACCACTTCGTCGAGCTCGAGCGCGGTGAAGCTCAACTGCAGGTCGACCGTGGTGGCCTCTCCCGGCGCTACCGTGACGTCTTCGGTCGCCGCCAGGTACCCGAGGATGTTGGTGGAGAGCTGGTGCGCGCCCGCGGGCACGTCCTGGATCGAGTAGCGGCCGTCGGCGTCCGTGACCGCCCCGATGCCGAGCGCTTCGATGAAGACCTGTGCGCCCGCGATCGGCCGGCCATCGGCGATGTCGGCTACGGCGCCCTCGATGGATCCGGTGGATTGTGCCGCAGCCGGAGCTGTGGGAAGAGCGCCAAAGAGCGCCAGCAGAAAGAATACGCGCGGTGATCCTGAGAGCCATGTACCCATTGCCGGCATCCTCCTTCTCAGCTCGACGCAACCCTTCTCCTCGGAGCGACGCCCTGGTCATTGACCGCGGGGCATCCTGGCGTGTCGGAGAATTGTCGCAAGAAAATCGCGGTTTCGTCGCTATTCCGAGCCCAAGATAGCGCCCACCGCCGGGCAGGGCACTACCCCCGGGGGACGGCCAGGCTAGCGCGGGCGATTGGCCTCGATCAGCACCCGCTCCAGGGACTCGCGGGCGGCGCCGAGTTCGACATCGCCGGGGGGAAGGCCGTTCAGCTGCAGGATGTAGGCGATGACGTCGGCGTACTGCTGGACGGGGAGGGAGCCGGGCTGGTCTTCGGGCATGAGCGAGTAGATGTCGTCGAAGAGCGCCGCTACGCTCGCGCCGGACCACGAGCGGATGAAGGCTCCGACGAACTCCTCGTCGTCGTGGCACTCGCGGCAGACGCTCTCGGTGACCTCGGCGCCGCGCAGCGCCTGCTCTTCGGTGTAGACGCCGTCGAGGGTGGTCACCCGCTCCTCGGTCTGCGCATTGGCGGGCAGGGCCGCCCCCAGCGACAGCAGCGCCATGGCCGCAACGAGTGCTCCGGTCCGTTTCATCCCACGCTCCAAGATGCCATTACATTTGAACCCATAGCTGTTAAAGATCGTACGTCCGGCTCATGGCGGTCAAGCTGAGTCAGGCCATCATCGCACGCAGAGGCTCTCTCCTTTGGAAATCGCGCTCCTGTCATCGGCGTTTGCAGCCTCCGTGGCCAGCGGTCTGGTGCCGTTCGTGAACGCGGAGGTCGTGGTGGCGGCGACCGCCGTCGCGGTGCCCGGATCCCAGGTGTGGCTGGTAGTTACGGTGTGTTCGCTGGGCCAGATGATCGCCAAGGCCGCCCTCTACGCGCTGGCCCGCTGGCTGCCCCAGAAGCTGCCGGCCCGGGCGACGCGCCACCTTGAGCGCGCGTCCGAAAAGACCAGGCGACTCGAGCAGGCCGGATGGACGCTGATTCTGGTCAGCGCGTTCGTGGGGCTGCCGCCCTTCTACGTGATCTCGCTGGCAGCAGGCATCGTGCGCACCAATTTCGCCGCGTTCCTGACGCTGGGCTTCGCCGGCCGCTGGGCACGATTCGCGATCCTCGCGTATGGGGCGGCCGCCGCGGGCGGGGCCATCCAGGGGGGGCTGTGAGCGCTTCGGCGGACATCGAGCGGGCGCGGCGGCTCGTGCGCGAGGCCCGGCGGGTGGTCGCGCTCACGGGCGCGGGCATTTCGGCGGAATCGGGTGTTCCCACCTTCCGGGACGCGGGCGGGCTGTGGCGCAACTACCGCCCGGAGGACCTCGCCACCCCGCAGGCGTTCGCGCGCGATCCGCGCACTGCGTGGGAGTGGTACGACTGGCGGCGATCGGTGCTGGCGGGGTGCGCTCCCAACCCGGGGCACCGCGCGCTGGCACGGTTTTTCCTTGCACGGGGCGCGGCCGGGGTGGTGACCCAGAACGTGGACGGCCTGCACACCCGCGCGGCGCTGGAGGAGGCGGGCGACGGACCGCCGGAGGCGGCGCTTCCGGTCGAGCTGCACGGGGCGGTCGGGCGGGACCGCTGCAACCGCTGCGAGGCGCGCTTTCCCGCCGAACCCCTGGGCGACGCTCTGCCGCGGTGCGACTCGTGCGGCGGCCTGCGCCGCCCGGACGTGGTGCTGTTCGGCGAGTCGCTCGACGGGGACGTGCTGGCCCGCGCCTACTCGCTGGCCGAGCGCGCCGACCTCTGCCTGGTGGTGGGCACCAGCGCGGTGGTCTACCCGGCCGCGGCGGTCCCGCTGGCCACCCTGGAGGCCGGTGGCAGCCTCATCGAGGTGAACCTGGAGGACACGCCGCTCACCCGATCCGCCACGGTGCCGCTGCGGGGGGCGGCGGGGGAGGTGCTCCCGGCCCTGCTGGACTGAGAGCACCTCCGCGGCGCTGGGCCGGGAGGGTTCTACGGGTGAGGCACGGGTAGCATTCCCCTCGCGGTTCTACCCCTTCCCGCACCCCTCTGCACAGTGTTGCATTTTCGAAAAGGCAACATATTGTTGCATTTTCGGTTTTGAAACGCGCTGCGGAGGGGCCGTTGACCCTCAACGGCGACCCGGGGTCAGAGAGCGTCGCGGTGGTTCCCCTACGACCCCGGGCGGTGACTCGCCCACGATCTGCGGTGACACCTCACGGACCGCGCCGGCATCGTTCATGGCGTCCAGCGGGACTACCGCCCGGTATCTTGCCGCACCGGCCGTGGCGGAGTCGCCCTCGACCGCGACACCGTTGACCTCCATCCAGTCGAGAAGGCTTGGGGCGGTGATGGCCGGATCATAGGTCCACAGGTGGACTTGCGTGATTTCCGACAATGCCTCGCCGAAGCTCAGTGCGCTCGTCGGAACCAGGAACAGTGTGTCCGTTCCCGCAACAGCCGCGAAGATACCGTCCTGTACGCTGATCGCGACGTCTGTGAGCTCCCCGGGGCCGTCGTTGATGGCACTCGACACACCACGGAAGGCGACTCCGTCGCGACCGGAAATGTAGTACCAGCCTTCTTCCCGGCCTTCCGGCTCAAAGAAGACGACCAAGGCATAGTTCACGGTTTCCGTGTTGCCTTCCCCGAAGTTGAGCACTCGCTCACCGATTTCGAGCCTTATCGCCTCCGTGCCCAACTCGCCGGGATTGGCTGGCTCGACGAGCAATGCAGTTCGCACCGAGTCCGCCTGACGCCCCACACGGGCCGCGATATGCCAGGAGGTGAGCGGCGACTCGAACTCGCGACCGACGATTCCCCACAGAGTGTCCGAGACATTCGTCACTCGCAGGATGCCCTCGGAGATCTCACCCTCGGCATTTGCGAACCCCCAGTCGTCCAGACTGCTCTCGTCGTCGAAGTCGTCGCGGAAGATGAGGCCCGCGGCGGGGAGGACGGTAATCCCGAAGGACACAGACGCCGACAGGCCTCCCGGATCGGTCGCCGTTACGGTCCCCGTCGCCGTCCCCTCGGCAAGGGTGCTGACGCGCAGCAGACTGCCCGTCACCTCCAGGGCGGCCACGCCGGGATCCGACGACTCCGCCGAGTAGGTCAGCTCGTCGCCATCGGGATCGACGAAGAGCGCATCGTCTCCCTCCAGATCCAGCGTTCCCGACCACCCTGCCGACCGCGAGATATCGTTAATCGTTCCTTGCGCCTCGGGAGCCTGGTTCACTCGCTCGATCACCGTGACGGTACCGCTCAGCGAGGCCGTCAGACCGTACGGGTCCGTCGCGGTGACCGTCACCGTCGCGGTCCCGATGGCCACCGCGGTCACCGTCATCGTCGAGCCCGACACGGAGACGGTCGCCACCGCCGGATCGTCCGACTCGGCCGTGTAGGTAAGTGCCTGTCCGTTCGGGTCGGTGAAGTACTGGGCGACGTTCACGGCCTCGGTATTGCGCTCCTGGATGCTCAGCGAGCGAAGCGAGTCCTGCGTCGTCTCCGGCGGCCGGTTGGGCTCGACGGTCACGGGTACGCTCAGGGAGCCGGACAGGCCGTCCGGGTCGGTCGCGGTCACCGTGAGCGTGGTGGAACCGGCGCCCACCGCGGCGGCGGACACCACGCTGCCCGTCACCGTCACGGTTGCCACCGAGGCGTTGGCGCTGGTCGCGGAGTAGGTCAGCGCGTCCCCGTCGGGGTCGCTGAAGAACGGCGACATGTCGATGTTCAGGGTGTCGCCCACGATGGCCGACTGCGCGGGCGCGACCGGCACGGCCGGCACCGGCGCCCGGTTGGGCTCCATGACGGTCACGTTGCCGCTGGCCGCGCTGGAAAGCCCCGCGGGGTCGCGAGCGGTAACGGTGACCGTGGCGCTGCCGGCGGACACGGCCGTGATGTTGAGGTTGGTGCCCGACAGGGCGACGCTCGCCACGCCCGCGTTCGACGAGATCGCAGTCAAGGTCAGGGCGTCTCCGTCGGGGTCGCTGAAGACGCCGCCCACGCTCACCGTAACCGACTCACCCGCCGTCATGTTCTGGGCTGGAATCGACCCCGACGCCACCGGCGGCCGGTTGGGCTGCGGCGTCGGTTCGGGCTCGGTGGTGCCTCCATCTCCGCCGCAGGCGGCGGCCCAGGTCACGGCCAGCAGCGCTAGCGGACGAACGAGGCGTCTCCGGAGCACGCCCGACGGATGGACACCGGAATCAAATAGCATACCTGAACCTGTCATTACAGACATACCTGTTTGCGTGAAGTGGCTGGAGCTTCCGACCCGCGGCCGCAAGGTCGGTCCGCCTGAAACATGAGGCAGGGCCCCGAAAAAGCGAAGTGACTGCCGCTTGGCGTCAGTACGCAGCCGGCCTGGCTCCGGACCGCCGCAACATCCGCGCCCGTGCTGCCATTGCGGCGCTGGGTGTCGCTGTCCTCTCGGTCGCGGCCGCCGGTGCGTCCGTGACGGCGCTTGCGATTGCGGCCCCGGCCGTGTGCGTCCCGCTCACCTCCACCCAGTCGAAGAGGGCAGTTCTCGCCTCGGCCCCGTCCAGGGGGAAGACCCACAGGCCGATCGCGATCAGGCGAGTCGGATGGTCGTCGCCCAGCGTGACCGCGAACAGCTCCGTTTCGCCGGCCCACGCACGCAGCTCGCCGTCATCCAGCGATGCGGCGATCTCCGTGAACTCGCCGGCACCGTCCCGGATGGCATCCGACACCCCGTA contains:
- a CDS encoding Ig-like domain-containing protein, whose product is MLRRRLVRPLALLAVTWAAACGGDGGTTEPEPTPQPNRPPVASGSIPAQNMTAGESVTVSVGGVFSDPDGDALTLTAISSNAGVASVALSGTNLNITAVSAGSATVTVTARDPAGLSSAASGNVTVMEPNRAPVPAVPVAPAQSAIVGDTLNIDMSPFFSDPDGDALTYSATSANASVATVTVTGSVVSAAAVGAGSTTLTVTATDPDGLSGSLSVPVTVEPNRPPETTQDSLRSLSIQERNTEAVNVAQYFTDPNGQALTYTAESDDPAVATVSVSGSTMTVTAVAIGTATVTVTATDPYGLTASLSGTVTVIERVNQAPEAQGTINDISRSAGWSGTLDLEGDDALFVDPDGDELTYSAESSDPGVAALEVTGSLLRVSTLAEGTATGTVTATDPGGLSASVSFGITVLPAAGLIFRDDFDDESSLDDWGFANAEGEISEGILRVTNVSDTLWGIVGREFESPLTSWHIAARVGRQADSVRTALLVEPANPGELGTEAIRLEIGERVLNFGEGNTETVNYALVVFFEPEGREEGWYYISGRDGVAFRGVSSAINDGPGELTDVAISVQDGIFAAVAGTDTLFLVPTSALSFGEALSEITQVHLWTYDPAITAPSLLDWMEVNGVAVEGDSATAGAARYRAVVPLDAMNDAGAVREVSPQIVGESPPGVVGEPPRRSLTPGRR